One genomic segment of Leptospira sp. WS92.C1 includes these proteins:
- a CDS encoding LruC domain-containing protein yields MKKIVLLLLVSSIVVDCSHKKKGALWPLLFLLDTKTETAKSGAGSETANASNGGTVVIVDNTGSGSGSSSSPSTPSSNSGNTETAQPSPSAGTGSSGAGSGNSGVSPDSGSGASSGNSSSNNSPSPSSGSSAGGDGSEIGSGSSGSGDSGSSNGGDSQSTPTAPTSGVDSNAGTAPPTASPTPEITGVITVNDQVGTPPFNYNTVQTIPLDLIVVDKQSKPIGGATVIVSDNFGNILFQGISDNTGKVSGTITVETSVGQITLEITAGGETISNIINLINVIGIDREIKYEILLPSVAVPTDTDADGIPDSLDVYPQDPTRASLIRTPAEGVSTVAFEDQYPTAGDADLNDYVVHIHNEVDLNAAGDVIRLRGTYQHVARGAGYKHTFFLKLPVSVGASFMRKVVREDGKEIAASSTKTISVSDLNQGIQIHEESNKTTSNPNVNPGGVFKPGHIATIEIQFNSPVKKTALGNYPYDIFIKVSNTGKEIHFPGLYKNANGSDKYLDSNNFPWAILVPGTWKYPYEGLDIRKDSQSGYGEFNLWVASNGTSYKEWYKHVTNEAKVFPVPDEDSGLMGFLLLSVKKNAILVAVLLMAAGATAAFLFKRRALSQA; encoded by the coding sequence ATGAAGAAGATAGTTCTTTTACTGCTTGTGTCGAGCATTGTAGTAGATTGTAGTCACAAAAAAAAGGGCGCGCTTTGGCCGCTTTTATTTTTATTAGATACCAAAACGGAAACTGCCAAATCCGGTGCGGGTAGTGAAACCGCAAATGCCTCAAACGGCGGAACCGTAGTCATCGTTGACAATACAGGAAGCGGAAGTGGTTCGAGTTCTTCACCTTCGACTCCTTCTTCCAATTCAGGAAACACTGAGACCGCTCAGCCTTCTCCTTCTGCGGGGACAGGAAGTTCCGGTGCGGGCTCGGGTAATTCCGGCGTAAGTCCCGATTCCGGCTCCGGTGCAAGTTCCGGCAATTCGAGTTCTAATAACAGTCCTTCTCCTTCCTCCGGATCCTCAGCAGGCGGGGACGGTTCTGAAATCGGTTCCGGTTCATCGGGATCGGGAGATTCGGGTTCGTCTAACGGAGGAGACTCTCAGTCTACGCCTACTGCACCTACATCCGGCGTGGATTCCAATGCTGGAACGGCCCCCCCTACTGCTTCACCGACTCCGGAGATCACCGGTGTGATTACAGTAAACGATCAAGTGGGAACTCCTCCTTTCAATTACAACACGGTTCAGACGATTCCTCTCGACCTAATCGTCGTAGATAAACAATCAAAACCGATCGGCGGAGCAACCGTAATCGTTTCCGATAATTTCGGAAATATTTTGTTTCAAGGAATTTCGGACAATACCGGAAAAGTATCCGGCACGATTACCGTGGAAACTTCCGTAGGTCAAATCACTCTTGAGATCACCGCGGGCGGAGAAACGATTTCCAACATTATCAATCTGATCAATGTGATCGGAATCGATCGCGAAATCAAATACGAGATTTTACTTCCCTCTGTTGCAGTTCCTACAGATACGGATGCGGACGGGATTCCCGATTCTTTGGATGTGTATCCCCAGGATCCGACTCGTGCTTCTTTGATCCGTACTCCTGCCGAAGGGGTGAGCACCGTTGCGTTTGAGGACCAGTATCCAACTGCGGGAGACGCCGACTTGAACGACTATGTGGTTCACATTCACAACGAAGTGGATTTGAATGCGGCGGGAGACGTGATCCGTTTGAGAGGAACCTATCAGCACGTTGCGAGAGGAGCCGGTTACAAACATACTTTCTTTTTGAAGTTGCCCGTATCCGTTGGGGCTTCCTTTATGAGAAAGGTGGTGCGTGAAGACGGAAAAGAAATCGCCGCATCTTCGACAAAAACGATTTCCGTATCCGATTTAAATCAGGGAATTCAGATTCACGAAGAATCGAATAAAACCACCTCGAATCCGAACGTAAATCCCGGCGGTGTTTTCAAACCGGGGCATATCGCTACGATCGAGATCCAGTTCAATTCTCCCGTGAAAAAAACCGCTCTTGGAAATTACCCATATGATATCTTTATCAAGGTGTCCAATACCGGTAAGGAAATTCACTTTCCGGGATTGTATAAAAATGCAAACGGAAGCGATAAATATCTGGATTCTAACAACTTTCCATGGGCGATTTTAGTTCCGGGAACTTGGAAGTATCCGTATGAAGGTTTGGATATCCGTAAGGATTCTCAATCCGGTTACGGGGAATTCAATCTTTGGGTGGCGTCTAACGGAACTTCCTACAAAGAATGGTATAAACACGTTACCAATGAAGCGAAGGTGTTCCCCGTTCCGGATGAAGATTCCGGTCTTATGGGATTTCTGTTGCTTTCTGTAAAGAAAAACGCCATTCTTGTGGCCGTCCTTTTGATGGCGGCGGGAGCTACTGCGGCATTTCTTTTTAAAAGAAGGGCCCTTTCTCAGGCTTGA
- the rpmG gene encoding 50S ribosomal protein L33: MREIIKLVCQEPGCSKGRSTYLLTKNKKAKTEKLVTKKFCKFCRKHTEYKETKV; the protein is encoded by the coding sequence ATGAGAGAAATTATCAAGCTCGTTTGTCAGGAACCAGGTTGTTCTAAAGGAAGAAGCACTTATCTTCTCACTAAGAACAAAAAGGCAAAAACCGAAAAACTGGTCACAAAAAAGTTCTGCAAATTTTGCAGAAAACACACCGAATACAAGGAAACCAAGGTCTAA
- a CDS encoding nucleotide pyrophosphohydrolase has protein sequence MNENELSLNQAQAKVDEWISNFGVRYFSELTNLAILMEEVGEFSRLMARKYGDQSFKKGEDPNGIPKEMGDILFVLICLANQMGISLEDALRATLQKNTERDRDRHKENPKLQS, from the coding sequence ATGAATGAAAACGAACTTTCTCTCAATCAGGCTCAGGCCAAGGTGGATGAGTGGATTTCCAATTTCGGAGTCCGTTATTTTTCGGAGCTGACAAATCTCGCGATTCTTATGGAAGAAGTGGGTGAATTTTCGAGACTGATGGCGAGAAAATACGGGGATCAATCTTTTAAAAAGGGAGAGGATCCGAACGGGATTCCAAAGGAGATGGGAGATATTCTTTTTGTCCTGATCTGTCTCGCAAATCAAATGGGGATCTCTCTCGAAGACGCGTTACGCGCCACTCTACAAAAAAATACAGAAAGAGATAGGGACCGACATAAGGAGAATCCAAAACTTCAATCCTGA
- a CDS encoding PrsW family glutamic-type intramembrane protease, with translation MFPLFGSEEILITLLKFGTAIFAAGFYWFFYRNTYYHPNKISFDLSAFFCGVFTVGLAIFPELMVQNYLKETSYLERAFPGSSLLEEVPKLLVILWYFRGLKGIYNTSDGIYFGLTLGAAFGLVENLLYSSVLEFWPLFLRAVTSLPIHTFTGGIYGYAVMEYYHSRPSSFNFLRVFYSLIGCFLLHGTFNYILLIDGNFIALLPLILALGFFILEYLLTISQNILPMDVLQSIGLYKDDYRVLSKFTRYDSWMRSSQNQQKTIPIPLLRQLSKEKLIWNVVLFFTPVILYCIYLMVPEEIPILLGGIRTSEFIGLFVVYPIWLCVLILFRGILNPKFFRERVLKIPLFIAVSIVQEDRQYHSLAYSLSGKGFYSPIETSLEIGDRAYVTFYVAGREFKNILAIPVWLNAREDDPEFESGAVFIFVKAPWKLLLWRLAVRAKQQFQNLIDQVSQKGSSTNTI, from the coding sequence ATGTTCCCTCTTTTTGGATCCGAAGAGATTCTCATTACCCTATTGAAATTCGGCACCGCGATTTTCGCGGCCGGATTTTACTGGTTTTTTTACCGCAACACTTACTATCATCCCAACAAAATCAGCTTCGATCTATCCGCCTTTTTTTGCGGAGTTTTTACCGTAGGGTTAGCTATCTTTCCAGAACTGATGGTTCAGAATTATCTGAAAGAGACTTCCTATCTAGAAAGGGCTTTTCCTGGCAGTTCTCTTTTGGAAGAAGTTCCGAAACTTCTCGTAATTCTTTGGTATTTTCGGGGTTTAAAAGGGATTTATAACACTTCCGATGGAATTTACTTCGGACTCACGTTAGGCGCCGCTTTCGGGCTTGTGGAGAATCTTCTCTATTCTTCCGTTCTCGAATTTTGGCCTTTGTTTTTACGAGCGGTCACATCCTTGCCGATTCACACATTTACCGGCGGGATTTATGGATATGCTGTGATGGAATACTATCATTCCAGGCCTTCTTCGTTTAATTTTTTACGAGTGTTTTATAGCTTGATCGGATGTTTTTTACTGCACGGAACATTTAATTACATTTTGCTCATAGACGGAAATTTTATCGCACTTCTTCCCTTAATCCTTGCTTTAGGATTTTTTATTTTAGAATACCTTCTGACGATTTCTCAGAATATTCTTCCCATGGATGTTTTACAGTCGATCGGACTTTATAAGGACGATTACAGGGTGCTCTCCAAATTTACCCGTTACGATTCCTGGATGCGTTCCAGCCAAAATCAACAAAAGACAATTCCAATTCCCCTGCTCCGTCAGCTTTCCAAAGAGAAGTTGATCTGGAATGTCGTTCTATTTTTCACTCCTGTGATTCTATATTGTATTTATCTAATGGTTCCCGAAGAGATCCCGATTTTACTCGGAGGAATCAGAACTTCCGAATTTATCGGTTTGTTCGTCGTATACCCGATATGGCTTTGTGTTTTGATTCTTTTCAGAGGGATTTTGAACCCTAAATTTTTTCGAGAAAGAGTTTTGAAAATTCCTCTTTTTATCGCGGTATCTATCGTTCAGGAAGACAGACAATATCATTCCCTTGCTTATTCCCTATCCGGAAAAGGATTTTATTCTCCCATTGAAACCTCTCTGGAAATCGGGGACCGTGCGTATGTGACCTTTTATGTGGCAGGCAGGGAATTTAAGAATATATTAGCGATTCCTGTTTGGTTAAACGCAAGAGAAGACGATCCCGAGTTCGAATCGGGAGCCGTATTTATCTTTGTAAAGGCTCCTTGGAAACTTTTACTGTGGAGGTTGGCGGTCCGTGCCAAACAACAATTTCAAAATTTGATCGACCAAGTGAGTCAGAAAGGTTCATCAACGAACACGATTTAA
- a CDS encoding MBOAT family protein, whose protein sequence is MIFTSTLFLLFFLAVYIFYWAYNGKKYREWVIVIGSLVFYATWSIPFLFHLLAILYINYVAIKSLFIKKNPSVLRAIIVFDLINLAVFKYFYFFTDNFYAWTGWGFLDQKTFGFQIILPLAISFYTFQIIAFVVDVYRGKITEDTGFFRFVLFILFFPQLVAGPIMRHQDFFPVLDKVKIKPSYIYSGLYLLGLGIAKKILIADNISSLVDPVFRNPSEYDGYSLFLAVQGFTWQVYCDFSGYTDIARGCAFLMGFNIPVNFRAPFFSQSIQDLWRRWHITLATWLRDYIYIPLGGSRTSEPRIYLNLIATFTLGGFWHGASWTYVLWGFWHGVCLVVDRLIDKLGLPKLPERGPFWFVIRALFIYCIFVIGAVFFRSQSLSDCWYILSHGIDWTAISSKQILRTDLVTPFLIGAFLLHTLEYFEKTPRFYFRYKKTVVTAFLVLLVLLLSNYAGKGQDFIYFQF, encoded by the coding sequence ATGATCTTTACATCCACCCTTTTTCTCCTCTTTTTCTTGGCTGTTTATATTTTTTACTGGGCGTACAACGGAAAAAAATACAGAGAATGGGTGATCGTGATCGGCTCCTTGGTTTTTTATGCCACTTGGAGTATTCCGTTTCTTTTTCATCTATTAGCAATTCTTTATATTAATTACGTCGCGATCAAAAGTCTTTTTATAAAGAAAAATCCGTCCGTTTTGCGCGCGATTATCGTTTTCGATTTGATCAATCTCGCGGTTTTTAAATACTTTTACTTTTTTACGGATAATTTTTACGCTTGGACGGGTTGGGGTTTTTTGGATCAAAAAACTTTTGGATTTCAGATCATTCTTCCTTTAGCGATCAGTTTTTATACGTTTCAGATCATAGCCTTTGTCGTGGATGTTTATCGCGGTAAGATCACCGAAGATACCGGTTTTTTCCGTTTTGTTTTGTTTATCCTGTTTTTCCCGCAACTAGTCGCGGGACCGATCATGAGACATCAGGATTTTTTTCCCGTTTTGGATAAGGTAAAGATCAAACCTTCCTATATCTATTCCGGATTGTATCTGCTTGGTCTCGGGATTGCAAAGAAAATTTTGATCGCGGATAACATCTCCTCATTGGTAGATCCGGTTTTTAGAAATCCCTCCGAATACGACGGATATTCTCTCTTTCTTGCGGTACAGGGATTTACGTGGCAGGTTTATTGCGACTTTAGCGGATATACCGATATCGCGAGAGGTTGTGCATTTCTAATGGGATTTAACATTCCGGTAAACTTTCGAGCTCCTTTTTTCAGTCAGAGTATCCAAGATCTTTGGAGACGATGGCATATCACTTTGGCAACCTGGCTTCGGGATTACATTTATATCCCGTTAGGCGGTTCGAGGACCTCAGAGCCGAGAATCTATCTGAATTTAATCGCCACATTCACGTTAGGCGGCTTTTGGCACGGAGCGAGTTGGACCTATGTTCTCTGGGGTTTTTGGCACGGGGTTTGTCTCGTCGTGGATCGTTTGATCGATAAGTTGGGGCTTCCCAAACTTCCCGAAAGGGGACCTTTCTGGTTTGTCATAAGAGCTTTGTTTATTTATTGTATTTTTGTAATTGGAGCGGTTTTTTTCAGGTCTCAATCCTTGTCGGATTGTTGGTATATCTTGAGCCACGGTATCGACTGGACTGCGATCTCCTCCAAACAAATTTTGAGGACAGATCTGGTGACTCCATTTTTGATCGGCGCTTTTCTATTGCATACTTTGGAATACTTTGAAAAAACTCCGAGATTTTATTTCCGTTATAAAAAGACGGTGGTTACCGCGTTTTTAGTCCTTCTCGTTCTGCTACTTTCCAATTACGCGGGTAAGGGTCAGGATTTTATTTACTTTCAGTTTTAA
- a CDS encoding MotA/TolQ/ExbB proton channel family protein, protein MDILFGKGGWVSILIFIVSFINLGLFLRVRTFLPVLKRKILFKLQEESSKGGKEKQESHLRSILQDSDEFFTREFFIPEAMIAWIRNLAGIATMLGLLGTVIGISVAFEEMKNAGTVSLEIFSEGIRLALNTTIQGLCVAIPSVLAFQYLRMLLHKTEIELKHSIENETFDPTKNLE, encoded by the coding sequence GTGGATATTCTGTTTGGAAAAGGAGGATGGGTTTCCATTCTCATCTTTATCGTCAGTTTTATAAACCTAGGCCTCTTTCTCAGAGTCCGAACCTTCCTACCCGTGCTCAAACGAAAAATTCTATTCAAACTCCAGGAGGAAAGTTCGAAAGGGGGTAAGGAAAAACAGGAGTCTCATTTGAGATCGATTCTTCAAGATTCGGACGAATTTTTTACGAGAGAATTTTTTATTCCCGAAGCGATGATTGCATGGATTCGAAATCTGGCCGGAATTGCGACAATGCTCGGATTACTCGGAACCGTAATCGGGATCTCGGTCGCATTCGAAGAGATGAAAAATGCCGGCACGGTAAGTTTGGAAATTTTTTCCGAGGGAATTCGCCTTGCGCTCAATACTACGATCCAAGGACTCTGTGTCGCAATTCCTTCCGTACTCGCATTTCAATATTTAAGAATGCTCCTTCACAAAACCGAAATCGAACTCAAACACTCGATCGAAAACGAAACTTTCGATCCGACAAAAAATTTAGAATGA
- a CDS encoding ExbD/TolR family protein, translating to MKSSVPKRKSLLEGEDSPLDLTSMLDVVFILLIFAMVAMSFQKEIHSLPVNLPKTNSTNNGGIGSKKEIFLLKNGELQYSGQKFSEEEWKQIVSKGEFKDTIVWLYGDEEIGYGKLIRVLESLKNGGLKELHLAVRKE from the coding sequence ATGAAGTCTTCCGTTCCAAAAAGAAAAAGCCTTTTGGAAGGAGAGGATTCTCCACTCGATCTTACGAGTATGTTGGATGTCGTTTTTATTCTTCTGATTTTTGCAATGGTTGCGATGAGTTTTCAAAAAGAAATTCATTCGCTTCCCGTAAATCTTCCGAAAACAAATTCCACAAACAACGGTGGGATCGGCTCCAAAAAGGAAATCTTTCTTCTCAAAAACGGAGAGCTCCAATACTCCGGACAAAAATTCAGCGAAGAAGAATGGAAACAAATTGTATCCAAAGGAGAATTTAAGGATACCATAGTCTGGCTCTACGGAGACGAGGAAATCGGTTACGGAAAATTGATTCGTGTTTTGGAGAGTTTAAAAAACGGCGGCTTAAAAGAACTACACTTAGCGGTCAGAAAAGAATGA
- a CDS encoding ubiquinone/menaquinone biosynthesis methyltransferase: MSEFQMPQPDQKADFVRENFDKIAKKYDQFNDWNSFLLHRIWKNRLVKEIEKNLSGHLRVMDLCCGTGDISVRLEKSSFVAHVTCVDFSENMLEIAKTRLQVPAKQGRVYFEVGDATQLKNFQNSQFDVVSIGFGLRNVDNLPKALQEIYRILKPGGLFLNLDVGKVKNPFIRWIADFYFFKIVPILGYILWGGRNDMFDYLPVSSLSYPDQNRLQSLLEENGFQNVRYLNFVFGNAVLHISKKPL; encoded by the coding sequence ATGTCAGAATTTCAAATGCCTCAACCCGATCAGAAAGCCGACTTTGTCCGCGAGAATTTTGACAAGATTGCGAAAAAGTATGATCAATTTAACGACTGGAATAGTTTTCTTCTTCATCGGATTTGGAAAAATCGTTTAGTAAAAGAGATTGAAAAAAATCTTTCAGGACATTTGAGGGTGATGGATCTCTGCTGCGGTACGGGCGATATTTCGGTTCGTTTGGAAAAATCTTCTTTTGTCGCCCATGTTACCTGCGTGGATTTTTCGGAGAATATGCTTGAGATTGCAAAAACTCGTCTGCAAGTTCCCGCAAAACAAGGAAGGGTGTATTTCGAGGTGGGTGATGCAACTCAGCTTAAAAATTTTCAAAATTCCCAATTTGACGTCGTCTCAATCGGTTTTGGTCTCCGAAACGTGGACAATCTTCCGAAGGCACTTCAAGAGATTTATCGAATTCTCAAACCGGGAGGATTGTTTTTAAATCTGGATGTGGGAAAGGTAAAAAATCCTTTCATTCGCTGGATTGCCGATTTTTATTTTTTTAAGATCGTGCCGATTCTTGGTTATATCCTTTGGGGTGGGAGGAATGATATGTTTGATTATCTTCCCGTTTCCTCCCTTTCTTATCCGGATCAGAATCGACTTCAATCCCTTTTAGAAGAGAACGGCTTTCAGAATGTCCGATATTTGAATTTTGTATTCGGAAATGCGGTTTTACATATCTCTAAAAAACCCCTTTAA
- a CDS encoding DUF1574 domain-containing protein, translated as MNQKKQTTVIPFFRKTLLWVPLAFFIFAFSLDRLLSSEWIRPYTEAGAEYYFYEMKDKVLAALIKQKETAKPEEKVLIFFGTSHMGEFSLETIRKKRKDLIVYNFSAPSAPFSYHNYNLEKLISAGIKPEYAILEFYPDSMTDFCNRYPLRYSYDLPYFLRHASEFSTNDWDTFLRSRVFRTTVFPPRFKEAMQRIKDPSSKEMMLAIRNVLKNESDKFNGGIPNVLLANTPPEKLEEESAKYYNDVYRYIKISSVQKRFLFQFLKTAEKNGIKVILWSPLLYTGLESRVKSAEFYPVWEKIRKETLEFKNVYSLDMNDFRAEVKCQKYIDPHHLSGGCYPEPTEILIDRLDL; from the coding sequence ATGAACCAGAAAAAACAAACCACAGTGATTCCTTTCTTTCGGAAGACGTTGCTCTGGGTCCCGCTCGCGTTTTTTATCTTTGCGTTTTCCTTGGATCGTCTTTTATCTTCCGAATGGATTCGTCCTTATACCGAAGCCGGTGCGGAATATTATTTTTATGAGATGAAGGACAAGGTCCTTGCCGCGTTGATCAAACAAAAAGAAACCGCAAAGCCCGAAGAAAAGGTTCTGATCTTTTTCGGGACCTCTCATATGGGAGAATTTTCGTTGGAGACGATCCGAAAAAAAAGAAAGGATCTGATCGTTTATAATTTTTCGGCTCCCTCCGCTCCGTTTTCGTATCACAATTACAACCTTGAAAAACTGATTTCTGCGGGAATCAAGCCCGAATATGCGATCTTGGAATTTTATCCGGATTCAATGACCGATTTTTGCAATCGATATCCTCTTCGATATTCGTATGATCTTCCCTATTTTTTGAGACACGCGTCCGAATTCTCCACAAATGATTGGGATACGTTTTTGAGATCACGGGTGTTTCGCACAACGGTATTTCCGCCGCGTTTTAAGGAGGCGATGCAGCGAATCAAAGATCCGAGTTCCAAAGAGATGATGCTTGCGATCCGCAACGTTCTTAAAAACGAATCCGATAAGTTTAACGGGGGAATTCCGAACGTTCTTTTGGCCAATACTCCTCCGGAAAAACTTGAAGAAGAATCCGCAAAATATTACAACGATGTCTATCGTTATATTAAGATTTCATCCGTTCAAAAAAGGTTTTTATTTCAATTTTTGAAAACCGCCGAAAAAAACGGAATTAAAGTGATCCTCTGGTCCCCTCTTTTGTATACGGGTTTGGAATCGAGGGTTAAGTCCGCTGAATTTTATCCCGTTTGGGAAAAAATCCGTAAGGAAACATTAGAATTTAAGAATGTATATTCTCTCGATATGAACGACTTCCGCGCTGAAGTGAAGTGTCAGAAATACATAGACCCGCATCATTTGAGCGGAGGATGTTATCCGGAACCCACGGAAATTTTAATCGATCGTTTGGATCTTTAG
- a CDS encoding TraR/DksA family transcriptional regulator yields the protein MTAKKQTQAYDKKVLQEIKDLLVERKNTLLEKYAHWEDNSRPSGLKEMGDIADIASEINEETLSSVLSEAEIETIREIDVALDKIEDGSYGICEGTGKKIPIARLKAIPWTRYTVEYAETLSKSKSFGRKNAAGSLTGAYKIPSDMDSMDD from the coding sequence ATGACTGCAAAAAAACAGACACAAGCATACGACAAGAAGGTTCTTCAAGAGATTAAAGACCTTCTCGTGGAGAGAAAAAACACTCTCTTAGAAAAGTATGCCCATTGGGAAGACAATAGCAGACCATCCGGCTTGAAAGAAATGGGCGATATCGCCGACATCGCTTCGGAAATCAACGAAGAGACTTTAAGCTCGGTTCTTTCCGAAGCAGAAATCGAAACCATTCGTGAAATCGATGTAGCCTTGGATAAAATCGAAGACGGATCCTACGGAATTTGCGAGGGAACCGGGAAAAAAATTCCAATCGCTCGTCTCAAAGCGATCCCTTGGACTCGTTATACGGTAGAATACGCGGAAACCCTTTCTAAAAGCAAAAGTTTTGGTCGTAAAAACGCCGCAGGAAGCCTAACCGGTGCCTACAAAATTCCATCCGATATGGATTCGATGGACGATTGA
- a CDS encoding aminotransferase class V-fold PLP-dependent enzyme, which produces MQSSTITDWKEIQDLYPVNEEMIWLNNCGTTPCNVNTIQTVQAYLEGYAKKGILTEVRKFPTVKHAIRKIVAGLINCDPEELCVIHNTSEGMSFLSLGFHLKTGDEILLLENEYPSNIYPWEHWKDKGIKIGFIPMTSTPDQFLDTLKSSISSRTKVVALSAVHWCTGMPFPLEEIGTFLDSKGIELVLDGAQGVGLIPIDVKKMKLKYIAFPAWKWLLGPLGLGMLYIQQDRIDTLAFPFKGSASVVNDEVYLPYRAELKPGADRYEISTGNFVDWVYFLSTLEMLQKIGFHTVMERVYELADYLSEGMKGIGFQMELDHFPDNRTGIVVGFKEGIPMDELVVYLKKNGVMCALRLGKVRFSPHIYNSKDQLDRVVELLGSFSG; this is translated from the coding sequence ATGCAGTCCTCTACGATCACCGACTGGAAGGAAATCCAAGATCTCTATCCTGTAAACGAGGAGATGATCTGGCTCAACAACTGTGGAACCACTCCTTGCAACGTAAATACGATCCAAACGGTCCAAGCATATTTGGAAGGTTACGCAAAGAAGGGCATCCTTACCGAAGTTAGAAAGTTTCCGACCGTCAAACATGCGATTCGAAAGATCGTAGCCGGACTCATCAATTGCGATCCTGAAGAACTCTGTGTCATACACAATACTAGCGAGGGAATGAGTTTTCTTTCGTTGGGATTCCATCTAAAAACCGGGGACGAAATTCTTCTTTTGGAAAACGAATATCCGAGCAATATCTATCCTTGGGAACACTGGAAAGACAAGGGAATCAAGATCGGTTTTATTCCAATGACTTCCACCCCGGATCAATTTTTGGATACCCTAAAATCCTCGATCTCTTCCAGGACAAAAGTCGTCGCACTTTCTGCGGTACATTGGTGCACGGGAATGCCGTTTCCTCTCGAAGAGATCGGAACCTTTTTAGATTCTAAGGGAATCGAACTCGTGTTAGACGGCGCTCAGGGAGTCGGTTTGATTCCGATCGACGTCAAAAAGATGAAACTGAAATACATCGCGTTCCCGGCCTGGAAATGGCTTTTAGGACCACTCGGATTGGGAATGTTGTATATCCAACAAGATCGGATCGATACTCTTGCATTCCCGTTTAAGGGAAGCGCTTCCGTGGTCAACGACGAGGTCTATCTGCCTTACCGGGCCGAACTCAAACCTGGAGCGGATCGATATGAAATTTCGACGGGAAACTTTGTAGACTGGGTTTATTTTTTATCCACACTCGAAATGCTTCAGAAGATCGGATTTCATACCGTGATGGAAAGAGTCTATGAACTCGCGGACTATCTATCCGAAGGAATGAAAGGAATTGGATTTCAAATGGAACTCGATCATTTTCCGGATAACAGAACCGGGATCGTGGTCGGCTTTAAGGAAGGAATTCCGATGGACGAACTCGTTGTTTATCTCAAAAAGAATGGAGTGATGTGCGCGCTTCGTCTCGGTAAAGTTCGATTTTCGCCGCATATTTACAACAGTAAGGATCAACTCGATCGGGTAGTGGAATTGCTCGGATCTTTTTCGGGTTAG
- a CDS encoding bile acid:sodium symporter family protein — MVKNKLQRIGEIGTLLFPVWVLSGSILSFFFPQWFTWFTGPWITYGLGITMLGMGITLLPQDFKDVFKTPVPVFIGVFLQYTVMPLSGWGIGILLDLPKPLATGLIVVSCCPGGVASNVITYLAKGDLALSVSMTASSTILSVIMTPLLTLFLIGKGVEASAGGLFLDTFQVVILPVACGVLLNFYLPRFSKKIQIVSPLIAVFLITMIVSSILGAGRERILQSAGILILAVVSLHVSGFLFGYILSWILIPKKKIAKTISIEVGMQNSGLGVVLSRNNFPDPLVAIPAAISSLIHSLIGSILAAIWRKSDPEE; from the coding sequence TTGGTAAAAAACAAACTTCAGAGGATCGGCGAGATCGGAACCTTGTTGTTTCCGGTCTGGGTTTTGAGCGGATCGATTCTTTCCTTTTTCTTTCCTCAGTGGTTTACGTGGTTCACAGGACCATGGATCACCTACGGGTTAGGGATTACGATGCTCGGAATGGGAATCACTCTATTGCCCCAAGATTTCAAAGACGTGTTCAAAACACCGGTTCCGGTTTTTATCGGCGTTTTCTTGCAGTATACGGTTATGCCTCTTTCCGGATGGGGAATCGGAATCCTACTCGATCTGCCCAAACCACTCGCAACAGGACTGATCGTGGTTTCCTGTTGTCCCGGTGGTGTGGCGTCTAATGTGATCACGTATCTTGCAAAAGGGGATCTAGCTCTTTCCGTCTCTATGACGGCATCTTCCACGATTCTCTCCGTGATCATGACCCCGTTGCTCACACTTTTTTTGATCGGGAAAGGGGTGGAGGCATCCGCGGGAGGACTTTTTTTAGATACGTTTCAAGTTGTGATTCTTCCGGTAGCGTGTGGAGTCCTGCTCAATTTTTATCTGCCTCGGTTCTCCAAAAAAATTCAAATCGTTTCTCCTTTGATTGCGGTGTTTTTGATCACGATGATCGTGTCTTCGATTCTCGGTGCGGGAAGAGAACGAATCCTTCAATCGGCGGGAATTTTGATCTTAGCAGTGGTCAGTCTGCACGTTTCCGGATTTTTATTCGGTTATATTCTTTCTTGGATCTTGATTCCCAAAAAAAAGATCGCTAAAACCATCTCCATCGAAGTGGGAATGCAAAACTCAGGACTGGGAGTGGTACTTTCCAGAAACAATTTTCCGGATCCATTGGTGGCAATCCCCGCAGCGATTTCGAGTTTGATTCATTCGTTAATCGGAAGTATCTTGGCCGCGATTTGGAGAAAATCGGATCCGGAAGAATGA